GGGCAACCTGCGGCCCAGGGACTTGTACCTGGCGCTGGCGCAGTGCGCGGGGCAATTGTGCACCTTCTCCGTCAGCGCGGACCCGTCCACGCTGCCCACCTTCCAGTTCACCAACCTGCGCGCCACCTTCGAGGAGCTGTTCCGCCGCCTCTCCGAGCTGATGCGCGCGGTGGCGCTGGAGCAGTGCCTGTCGGTGGACCTGACGGCGGGCGCAGACGGCATGTTCCGCGGCCGGCTGGAGGACGACCGGCTGGAGCGCTGCGGCCACTTCATCCTCGCGGTGCGCAGCGAGCTGCCGGAGCGGGTGGTGGCCGAGCAGCTCCCCAAGCTGTCGAAGGTGGCCGCCTGGGAGGACATCCGCGCGCTGGTGCAGGCCGCCGCGCCCGGCGTGCCGCTGGCGGTGACGTACCGGCCACCGCCCGAAGTCCCCGTGCAGCCAGGCACCGTCTACTTCAGCCTCTCCATGAATGACGGCTACTGGAGGAACGTGATGCGGGACCGCAACCTCGCCATCTACCTCCCGCAGCCGTTCGACGCGAACCGAACGACCGTGGAACTGCTCGCGGTTCCCACCGCCAATCGCTGACGCCCCGAGCCGCCCATGGACCGAGTCACCGAAGCCACGAAGGATTGTTTCGACGCCGCCATCCAACTGCGCGGCTCCGAAGCCTCGGCGGTGCCCCCGCCCGAGACGCTGCACCACCGCCTTCGCGGCGTGGTGGACGAGACGCTGCGCCGCGCCGCCGTGCTGGGCTTCAGCCATCAGGATGCCCAGGACATGGCCTACGCGCTCGTGGCGCTCATCGACGAGGTCGTCCTGGGCCGCCCGGAGGAGTACCGACAGCTCTGGATGCCCCTCCAGCTCCACTACTTCAACGAGAACGTCGCTGGCGACGGCTTCTTCGCGCGCCTCAACACCGTGCGAAAGGACCCGCACCGGCACGAGGTGCTGCAGGTCTACTATCTGTGCATGCTCTTCGGCTTCCAGGGCCGCTACCGCATCCGCGGCGGCGAGCTGGAGCTGATGACGCTCATCGACACGGTGCAGAAGGACCTGGAGCGCGCGCGGCCCTTCGACTTCGACGTGCTGTCGCCGCACGGGGACCGGCCCACCGAATCGCTGCTCTCCAAGCGCAAGAAGGCGTCAATGGTGAGCATCTCCGCCGGGGCGCTCGCGGTGGCCGTCCTGTTCTACGGCGTGCTGCAGTTCTTCCTCAACGACAAGGTCGGTGAGCTGAGAAGCCGCATCGAGGTCCACGCGGCCCGCAACACGGCGACGAGCGCCAGCCAGACGCAGGCAACGGGGGGGGCGCAGTGATGGCGTACCTGTTACCGCTGTTGGGCATCGGCGCGCCGATGTTCGCCCTGATGACCTACCTGGGCCTCACCATGCAGCAGGCGGCCATCGTCGCCGCGCTCGCGGGCCTGCTGGCCGCCGGCGTGGTGTGGCTGGTCAAGCGCATCCGCGCGCGCGCCGCCGCCAAGAAGCTGGAGGGCGCGCTGGCGGCCCAGGCGGATGAGCAGGCCACCACCGTGCGGCCGGACCTGCAGCCTGAAATCAAGGCCATGCAGTCGGAGTTCACCAAGGCGGTGGAGGCGCTCAAGGCCTCCAAGCTGGCGCGCGGTGGCAAGGACGCGCTGGCGGTGCTGCCCTGGTACCTCATCGTCGGTCCACCGGGCGCCGGCAAGAGCACCGCGCTGCGCAACTCCGGGCTGAAGTTCCCGTATCTCTCCGCGCGCGGCGGCGTGCGCGGCGTGGGCGGCACGCGCAACTGTGACTGGTGGCTGACCAACGAGGCCGTGCTGCTGGACACAGCCGGCCGCTACACCAGCGCGGAAGAGGACCGGCCGGAGTGGCTGGCCTTCCTGGACACGGTGGCGAAGCACCGCCCCAGCCGTCCCATCAACGGCCTCATCGTGGCCATCAGCGTCAGCGAGCTGCTGAACGCGGACCCGCAGGCCGTGGGGGAGATGGGGCAGACCATCCGCGAGCGCCTGGATGAAATCACGACCCGGCTGAAGATGCTGGTGCCGGTGTACGTGATGATCACCAAGTGCGACCTGCTGCCCGGCTTCGTGGAGATGTTCTCCGACCTGTCGCGCGTGGAGCGCGGGCAGATCTGGGGCTTCACCGTGCCGCTGGAGCAGCAGCGCGAGGCGAGCACGGACCTGTTCCGCGAGCGCTTCGACCAGATGCTCTCCGTGCTGGAGCAGCGCTCGCTGCGCCGGCTGGGCCAGGAGCGCCGGCTGGAGACGCGCGAGAAGATCTACGGCTTCCCGCAGAAGTTCGACGCGCTCCGGAAGAACCTGGCGGAGTTCCTCCAGCCGCTCTTCCTGGAGAACGTGTTCCAGGACACGCCCGTCTTCCGCGGCCTCTACTTCAACAGCGGCACGCAGGAGCTGCGCCCGGTGGACAAGGTGTCCCCGTCCGCGGCGGAGATCTTCGGCAGCACCAACGGCCGGGCGCAGACGGATGGCGCCACGGACGGCCGCAGCTACTTCCTCTGGGACGTCTTCACCAAGGTGATGTTCCAGGACCAGCAGGTGGCCGTGCGCAGCTCGCTGGAGGAAGCGAGGGTGCGCCGCCAGCGGATGATGTTGGCCAGCGCGGCCTCCGCCGCCACGGTGCTGCTGCTGTCGCTACCCACGGTGTCCTTCTTCAAGAACCGCAACATGGCGGAGGCCGTCACCGAGGCCATCACCAGTGTGAATCTGGACCCGCGTGACGACATCCGCCGCGTCGAGGACCTGATTCCGCTGCGCAACCGGCTCCAGGAGCTGACGGAGTACGAGGAAGGCAGCGCCCCGGTGTTCATGCGCTTCGGCCTCTACCAGGGCCAGAAGCTGCTGCCGCAGGCGCGGCAGTTCTACAACGCGGCGCTGCGCAGGGTGCTGCTCGGCAAGCAGTTCGAGCTCATCCAGCAGCGCCTGGACACGTTCGGGAAGAACCCGGACCTGCTGACGGTGCGCAGCGACGAGGACTACAGCAAGCACTTCGACGCGTACCGCCAGTACTTCGACGACTTGAAGATGTACCTGCTGGTGACCACGCCCCGCGACCCGCGCGAGCCGGAGCTGGACGAACTGCAGCGCAAGTGGCTCCAGGACGAAATCGTCAAGCACTGGAAGCGCGTGCGGGGCGACGCGGTGGACGAGCGGGCCGTGGCGAACCACGCGGAGACGTTCCTGCTGATGCTCGCCAACGAGCAGATGCTCCCCGAGGAGCGGAAGCCGGCGCGCGAGCAGCGCATCGCCTTCGGCCGCGTCACCGGCGTGGTGCAGTCGGCGCGCCGCTCGCTCAACAACGTGCCCCTGGTGCGGTTGGAGCTGGCGCAGTTGGTGGCCAACATGAGCGGCGCGTACCCGGACGTGACGCTGGAGCAGCTCGTGGGCTCGGTGCCGCAGATGAGCGCCACCTCGCGCGTGCGGGGCGCCTTCACGCGCAAGGCCTACGACGACGTCATCCGCGAGCGGCTGGACCTGGCCTTCCAGGACCAGCAGTCGTGGGTGCTGGACCGCGATGAGAAGGTGGACACGGTGAGCTCGCGGCGCGAGCTGCGCACCCGCTACTTCGAGGCCTACACCCAGGAGTGGAAGGACTTCCTCGGCGCCATCCGTGTGCAGGCACCGGAGAACCTGACGCAGATGGAGAGCCTGCTGACGAACCTGACGCGTGGCAAGCCCAAGCCCTACGGGCGGCTGTTCCGCGCGCTCACGTACAACGTGGTGCTCGACAAGCGCGACGCCAAGGCGGCGGAGGCCGACACGGGCTTCCTGGCCAAGGCGGGGAAGCTGTTCGGCTCGGAGCCCGGGAAGGACGTGCCGCAGAAGCGCGAGCTGCTGAACGCCAACTCACCTTCCGGCGCCCAGGAAGTCACGGCCCGTGACCTGGAGCGCGAGTTCGCCTCGCTCATCCGCTTCGCCACGGAGACCTCCAAGACGGAGGACGGTGAGGAGTCCCTGACGGCGCTGGATTCGTATGAAGACCAGCTGGCCACCGTCCAGACGACGCTGCTGGCGGTGAAGGACAAGCCGGCCGAGTCCGGCCTGCTGTTGGACAAGATTGAGTCCACCCGCAACAACGTGGAGATGATGGTCCGCAAGCAGACGGACAACGTCGCCATCTTCGAGCGGCTGCTGCTGCCGCCGTTCCAGGAGATGCGCTCGGTGGTGTTCGTGGGCGTGGCCTGCAACAAGAGCAAGCTGTGGCAGGACCAGGTGGTGATGGCGTGGAGCAGCGCCTTCAAGGGCAAGTACCCGTTTGACCGCGCGTCGCAGGCAGACGCGCCGCTGCCCGAGGTCGCGGAGTTCCTGCGCCCCGAAGGCGGCCTGGTGCGCAAGTTCGTCAAGGAGCAGCTCCTGGAGGACGTGGTGGCCACCGGACGCCGGTGGGAGTTCACCTCGTCAGGCGGGGTCATGTACCGGCCTGACCTGCTCGGCTTCCTGGAGAAGACGGGCGCGCTCTCCACCACGCTCTTCCCCGGCGGCGACACGGTGGACCCGCTGGTCCGCTTCCAGGTGCGCCTGCGCCCGGGCGTCTCCGCGGACGGCATGGCTTCGCAGATTTCATCCATCACCCTGACGCTCGACGGGACGGACGAGACGTACCGCAACGGCCCGGACACGGTGTGGAAGCCGATGATCTGGCCCGGTCAGGCAGGCAAGCTCGGCGCCCGCATCACCGTGCAGAGCGCGGATGGCTCCACGGAGACGACGCTGGAGGCCGAGGGTGACTGGGGCCTGTTCCGCCTGCTGGAGCGCGTCAAGCGCATCGAGCCCAGCGCGGACGGCCGCTACTTCACCGCGACGTGGGAAATCGAGGAGATGAACGGCGCGCTGGTCTCCATCGACTTCCGTCCGGAGCGCACCGCCAACCCGTTCTTCGGGATGTCGGGCAACACGTCCAAGCTGCTGGCCATCTTCCGGGACCCGGGGTTGCAGCCGCCGACGACCATCGCTCGCAAAGGCGAGTGCGCGCCGCAGGCCATCGCGGCGGATAGGGTTCATTGACATGGCAGTGCAGTCTCCGCGCATCGGCCTGCTGGGCAAGACGCCCCGACAGGCCGAATTCATCCGCCACAACGCGGCCACCCCGCTGGCCCTCCAGCTCTACGGCTGGATGGAAGCGGGCGTGGAGCGTTCGCGAAGAGCCCGGGTGGACCTGCCCGCCGAGCCCGTCTGTTTCGTCTTCACCGCGCCCGGCCAGAAGCAAGCACTGGTGGGGCTGATGGCGCCCAGCCAGGACAGCGTGGGCCGGGCGTTCCCCCTGGCCGTCTTCACCGAGGTGTCCTCCGCGGAGACGGCCTCGCGGCTCGCGTTGACGCCCGAGGCGTACCAGCCCTTCCTGCGCGCCGCCGGTGCGCTGGCGCAGTCCGCCGCGGAGCTGGAGGTGCCACAGCTGCTGGAGCGCGTGGCGGCGCTGCCCCTGCCGGGGCCGGGGGACTACAGCCTCGCGAAGCGGCTGCTCAACGCCGTGCTGGCGGACCACCACACCGTGGACCTGCTGGGCCCGGTGGTGGAGGGCACGCCGGAAGGTGGGCGTTACTACGCGCTGCACACCTTCCTCACCGCGTGCGCGGGCGAGCGCGGCAAGGAGCAGTCACCGGCTGGCGTCACCCTGGACTGTCCGCTGACCACGCGCGTGGGACCCGTGGCCTGGCTGGAGCTGTCCTCGCGGCTGCTCAAGTGGACGCACCAGCCGCCGGCCTTCTTCTGGTCCGAGGGCGAGAAGCCCCGGCTGCTCATCAGCCTGGGAGCGGCCTCCCCGGCCCTCTTCCTCGCGCTGGCCCAGCCCAGCCGTCCGGGCGCCCAGGTGTGGCCGCTGCGCACCGAGCGCCCCGCCGCCATCGACAACGCGCGCAAGGGCCTCACGGCCTCGGCGCGACAGGTCATCGACGCGCCGTCCACCACCCTGGAACAGCTGTTGCAGACGCTTTCGCGCTGAAGCCCCACCACGCCTATGCCTCCCTCCCTGGAACAGCTTCGTGAACGTGCCCTCCCCTGGGCCGAGCCCGTGCCGGGGGCGTCCCCGGCCGGCGTGCAGGCGAAGCACGAGCCCGCATACGAGGCCGTCGCGCTGGAAGTCGCGAAGTTGGAGTCTCCGGCCAGCAACGCCGTGCGCTGGGATGACGTCGTCGAGGGCGCCAGCGAGCTGCTGAAGCACACCACCAAGGACCTCTGGCTCGCCTCGTACATGGCCTATGGCCTGTATGCCACGCGAGGCCTGGACGGCGCGGCCACCGGCACGGCCGTGCTCGCCGAGGTGACGGAGCGCTACTGGCAGGACCTCTTCCCGGAGGCGAAGCGGCTGCGCGGCCGAGCCAACGCCGTGGCCTGGTTCGTGGACCGGCTGGGCCGCATCCTGCCCACCGTAGACCAGGCCTCCGTGAGCGCGGAGCCCCTGGATGCGCTGGCGGTCGCGGTGAAGCGCCTGGCCCAGCTCTCACGCGAGCGGTTCTCCGACATGGCCCCCGCGTTCGGGCCGCTCCAGGATGCCATCGCCCGGCTCCGCGCCGGACTCCCCGAGCCCGAACCCGAGAGCGTACCGGATGGACGCACCGCGTCCTCGGAGGACGCAGACGCCTCGCAGCCGCCGGTGGATGGGACTGCGTCGTCCCAGGACGAGGACACCCCGTCCGGCGAGGATGGAGAGACCGTTGTGCGCGCGGCGGACTCCGCGAATGGCACGCGGCCAGGAGCGCCTTCGGACAGCGCTGAAACGCCCACGAACGGCAATGGCAACCGCTCCGCTCGGGAGGCGGGCAATGCCAGCGCCAACGGCAAACCTGCTCAAGCCAACGGTGCTGGAAACAGCGCCGCCCCGGGTAAAGGCAACACCGCCCCGGGCAATCCCACGGCGAAGAACGCCCCCGCCCCGGCCAAAATCAGCACCGCTCAGGGCACCGCCAAAGCCAGCGCAGCCAGCCAGGGCGGCGCCTCCGCCAACGGCACACCCGCACCACCGCGCGCCGCCATCGAAGTCCCGCCCCTCCCCGAGCTTCCCGCCGCCCCGGATCTGTCCAGCGTGGAGGCGATCACCGACTTCCTGCGCACCGTGGGCGGCGCGCTGCTGGGAGCCGCGGGCGCGCTGCGCCGGGCCAGCCCCGAGGATCCGCTCTCCTACCGCCTCAACCGCATGGGCCTGTGGTTGCACCTGACCCAGCCGCCCGCCACGGATGGCAATGGCCGCACCCAGATTCACCCACTGCCGGACCTGCTGGGAACCAAGCTGGAGACCCTGGAGCAGAACCAGCGCTGGGGCGAGCTGCTGGACGAGTCCGAGTCGGCCCTGGCCCGCCACCGCTTCACGCTGACGCTCCACCGGTACAGCGCCACCGCCCTGGAGGGGCTGGGTGCCGCGTACGCCGGGGCTCGCACCGCGCTGGTACAGGAATTGGCCATCCAGCTCCGCCGCATGACCGGCGTGGAGACGCTCATCTCCACCTTGGGAAGCCCGCTCACGGACGACGCCACCCAGGACTGGCTGCGCGACCACGTCCTCCGCGCGAGCGCGCCCCCACCCGCCCCTTCCGCCGCCGTGGCGTCGGTGTCCACGACCCTGGCGCTGGGGCCCCTGTCGCTGGGCCCGTCTGTCCATGCCGACAGCGCGGCGCTGGAAGCCGAAGCCCGCACGTTGCTGGAGGAAGGCCGTGTCCACGAAGCTGTCACCCGGTTGCAGGCCGCCGTCGCCGCCGCCAGCACCGGCCGCGCCCGCTTCATCTCCCGGCTGGAGCTGGCGCGGTTGTGTGCCAATGCGGGCCAGTTGCCGCTCGCGCGCGCCGTCTATGACGCGCTGGACGAAGAGGTCTCCGCCCACGCGCTCGACACCTGGGAGCCAGCGCTCGCCGCCGCGTGTCTGGAGGGGTGGCTGCAAACCCGCACCGAAGCCGAAAAGGAGTCTGGACCGGTGGCAGTGAAATTTCGAAACCGGTATCGTCGTCTAGCGTTGCTGGACTCTTCCGCCACGCTGCGCGTCGGCGCTTGAAAGACACCCGTCGTACCGCGGCGAAGCTCTCCCTCATGCGACGCCCGCGTCTTCTACGCAGTTCTCAAGGAGAAAGCCGCAGATGAGCAAAGAGAGTTCCGTCGCCCCTACCGAGCGCGTCAACATCGTCTACAAGCCCGCCACCGGCAACGCGCAGGAGCAGGTGGAGCTGCCGCTGAAGGTGCTGATGCTGGGGGACTTCACGGGTCAGGAAGACGCCCGTCCGCTGGAGCAGCGCGCGCCCATCAACGTGGACAAGGCCAACTTCAACGAAGTCATGGCCCAGCAGAACCTCAAGGTCACCCTGACCGCCGCCGACAAGCTTTCGGCGGACCCGAACGCCACGATGAACGTGTCGCTCCAGTTCAAGAACCTGAATGACTTTTCGCCCGAGAGCGTCGTCAATCAGGTGCCGGAGCTGAAGAAGCTGCTCGAGCTGCGCAGCGCGCTCAACGCCCTCAAGGGCCCCCTGGGCAACCTGCCGGCGTTCCGCAAGAAGCTCCAGGCTCTGCTCGCCGACGAGGACGGACGCAAGGCGCTCATCAAGGAACTGGGTCTGACCGAAGAGACCAAGTAGCCCTTTCCGGGGGAACCGAATCACCATGGCCAACGAGACCCAGACCCAGAAGTCCACGGGCGTCGCCAATGACGCCTCGCTGTCCCTGCTCGACGAAATCCTGTCCGAGGCCAAGCTGAAGCCGAAGGACGAGGGTTACGACGTCGCCAAGCGCGGCGTGCAGGCCTTCATCACCGAGATGCTGGCGCCCAACCGCTCCGAGGAGCGCGTGGACAAGGCGCTCGTCGACGCGATGATTGCCGAAATCGACAAGCGCCTGTCCTCCCAGGTCAACGAAATCCTCCACGCGAAGGAGTTCCAGAAGCTGGAGTCCTCGTGGCGCTCGCTGAAGTTCATGGTGGACCGCACCGACTTCCGCGAGAACACCCGCGTGGAGATGCTGAACGCCTCCAAGGAAGACCTGCAGAAGGACTTCGAGGACGCGCCCGAGGTCACCAAGAGCGGCCTGTACAAGCTCGTGTACTCCAACGAGTACGGCGTCTTCGGTGGCAAGCCCTACGGCATCATCTCCGCCAACTACGACTTCAACGTGGGCCCGCAGGACATGGAGCTGCTCCGCAAGTGCGCCTCCGTGGCCGCCATGGCGCACGCGCCCTTCATCGGCAATGCCGCGCCGGAAGTGTTCGGCGAGGAGAGCTTCCTCAAGCTGCCCGACCTGAAGGACCTCAAGTCGCTCTTCGAGGGTCCGCAGTACGCCCGGTGGCACTCGTTCCGTGAGAGCGAGGACGCGCGCTACGTGGGCCTGGCGCTGCCGCGCTTCCTGCTGCGCCTGCCCTACGGTGAGAAGACGGTGCCGGTGAAGGCCTTCAACTTCACCGAAGACGTCGTGGGCCACCACGAGCGCTACCTGTGGGGTCACGCCTCCGTGGCGCTCACCAGCCGCGTGGCGGACTCGTTCGCCAAGTTCCGCTGGAGCCCGAACATCATCGGTCCCCAGTCCGGCGGCGCGGTGGAGAACCTGCCGCTGCACCAGTACGAGGCCATGGGGGAGATCCAGACCAAGATTCCCACCGAGGTCATGCTCACCGAGCGGCGCGAGTTCGAGCTCTCCGAGGAGGGCTTCATCGGCCTGGTGTTCCGCAAGGACTCCGACAACGCGGCCTTCTTCAGCGCCAACTCCACGCAGAAGCCCCGGTTCTTCGGCAACACCCCGGAGGGCAAGGCGGCGGAGACCAACTATCGCCTGGGCACGCAGCTCCCTTACATGTTCATCATGACCCGCCTGGCGCACTACATCAAAGTGCTCCAGCGCGAGCAGATTGGTAGCTGGAAGGAGAAGTCGGACCTGGAGCGCGAGCTCAATCACTGGCTCAGCCAGTACATCTCCGACATGGACGACCCTGCTCCCGCCGTGCGCTCGCGCCGCCCCCTGCGCGCCGCGCGCGTGGTGGTGGAGGACGTGGAGGGTCAGCCGGGCTGGTACCGCTGCAGCCTGCAGGTGCGCCCCCACTTCAAGTACATGGGTGCATCGTTCACCTTGTCCCTCGTGGGCAAGCTGGACAAGGAGTAGAGCCCGTTTCACCCAGCGTCGGTCATTTCAGCTAGTTTAGGGGCTCCAACAAGCCCAGGCTCAGGGTGAGCCTGGGTCCACCAGCGCGCGGACGCGCGCAAAGCGACGAGGTTGAAGTCATGGCTGAATCAGTACACCTGTACCTGAAGGCGAACGGCAGCGACATCAAGGGCGACAGCACGCAGACCAGCCTGGGCCGCGCGGACTCCATCGAGTGCGTCGCGTACAGCCAGAAGGTCTTCACCGCTCGCGAGGCCGGTTCGGGTCTGGCGACGGGCCGCCGCCAGTACGAGGGCATCGAAATCACCAAGCGCATCGACAAGTCGTCGCCGCTGCTGATGAAGGCCCTCTGCGAGAACCAGGTCATCGACGCGACCTTCAAGTTCTTCCGTCCGAACCCGACGGGCGACGGCACCACCGAGCAGTTCTACACGGTGTCCATCAAGAAGGCCCGCATCAACGCCATCCAACAGACGGTGCCGAACTCCTTCGTGCCGGCGAGCACCAACCTGCCCCCGATGGAGACCCTCCAGCTGGTGTTCCACACCATCAACTGGACCATCACCCAGGGCGGCGTTACGCACGAGGACACCTGGGACACCCAGCGTTGATGTCAGTCCCTCCACCGGCCGTCCGTGCAAGTGGGCTCCGCGGGCGGCCGGGGGTTGGGGTACTCCGTTGTTGAAGGAAATCCATGGGCTCCCGAGGCTTGTTGTCGCGCATCGCTGAAGGCAACGGCACGCTCGCCCCGCCTGGCGACGTCGTTGAATCCATCG
This DNA window, taken from Myxococcus xanthus, encodes the following:
- a CDS encoding DotU family type IV/VI secretion system protein — translated: MDRVTEATKDCFDAAIQLRGSEASAVPPPETLHHRLRGVVDETLRRAAVLGFSHQDAQDMAYALVALIDEVVLGRPEEYRQLWMPLQLHYFNENVAGDGFFARLNTVRKDPHRHEVLQVYYLCMLFGFQGRYRIRGGELELMTLIDTVQKDLERARPFDFDVLSPHGDRPTESLLSKRKKASMVSISAGALAVAVLFYGVLQFFLNDKVGELRSRIEVHAARNTATSASQTQATGGAQ
- the tssM gene encoding type VI secretion system membrane subunit TssM: MAYLLPLLGIGAPMFALMTYLGLTMQQAAIVAALAGLLAAGVVWLVKRIRARAAAKKLEGALAAQADEQATTVRPDLQPEIKAMQSEFTKAVEALKASKLARGGKDALAVLPWYLIVGPPGAGKSTALRNSGLKFPYLSARGGVRGVGGTRNCDWWLTNEAVLLDTAGRYTSAEEDRPEWLAFLDTVAKHRPSRPINGLIVAISVSELLNADPQAVGEMGQTIRERLDEITTRLKMLVPVYVMITKCDLLPGFVEMFSDLSRVERGQIWGFTVPLEQQREASTDLFRERFDQMLSVLEQRSLRRLGQERRLETREKIYGFPQKFDALRKNLAEFLQPLFLENVFQDTPVFRGLYFNSGTQELRPVDKVSPSAAEIFGSTNGRAQTDGATDGRSYFLWDVFTKVMFQDQQVAVRSSLEEARVRRQRMMLASAASAATVLLLSLPTVSFFKNRNMAEAVTEAITSVNLDPRDDIRRVEDLIPLRNRLQELTEYEEGSAPVFMRFGLYQGQKLLPQARQFYNAALRRVLLGKQFELIQQRLDTFGKNPDLLTVRSDEDYSKHFDAYRQYFDDLKMYLLVTTPRDPREPELDELQRKWLQDEIVKHWKRVRGDAVDERAVANHAETFLLMLANEQMLPEERKPAREQRIAFGRVTGVVQSARRSLNNVPLVRLELAQLVANMSGAYPDVTLEQLVGSVPQMSATSRVRGAFTRKAYDDVIRERLDLAFQDQQSWVLDRDEKVDTVSSRRELRTRYFEAYTQEWKDFLGAIRVQAPENLTQMESLLTNLTRGKPKPYGRLFRALTYNVVLDKRDAKAAEADTGFLAKAGKLFGSEPGKDVPQKRELLNANSPSGAQEVTARDLEREFASLIRFATETSKTEDGEESLTALDSYEDQLATVQTTLLAVKDKPAESGLLLDKIESTRNNVEMMVRKQTDNVAIFERLLLPPFQEMRSVVFVGVACNKSKLWQDQVVMAWSSAFKGKYPFDRASQADAPLPEVAEFLRPEGGLVRKFVKEQLLEDVVATGRRWEFTSSGGVMYRPDLLGFLEKTGALSTTLFPGGDTVDPLVRFQVRLRPGVSADGMASQISSITLTLDGTDETYRNGPDTVWKPMIWPGQAGKLGARITVQSADGSTETTLEAEGDWGLFRLLERVKRIEPSADGRYFTATWEIEEMNGALVSIDFRPERTANPFFGMSGNTSKLLAIFRDPGLQPPTTIARKGECAPQAIAADRVH
- the tagF gene encoding type VI secretion system-associated protein TagF, whose product is MAVQSPRIGLLGKTPRQAEFIRHNAATPLALQLYGWMEAGVERSRRARVDLPAEPVCFVFTAPGQKQALVGLMAPSQDSVGRAFPLAVFTEVSSAETASRLALTPEAYQPFLRAAGALAQSAAELEVPQLLERVAALPLPGPGDYSLAKRLLNAVLADHHTVDLLGPVVEGTPEGGRYYALHTFLTACAGERGKEQSPAGVTLDCPLTTRVGPVAWLELSSRLLKWTHQPPAFFWSEGEKPRLLISLGAASPALFLALAQPSRPGAQVWPLRTERPAAIDNARKGLTASARQVIDAPSTTLEQLLQTLSR
- the tssA gene encoding type VI secretion system protein TssA, which gives rise to MPPSLEQLRERALPWAEPVPGASPAGVQAKHEPAYEAVALEVAKLESPASNAVRWDDVVEGASELLKHTTKDLWLASYMAYGLYATRGLDGAATGTAVLAEVTERYWQDLFPEAKRLRGRANAVAWFVDRLGRILPTVDQASVSAEPLDALAVAVKRLAQLSRERFSDMAPAFGPLQDAIARLRAGLPEPEPESVPDGRTASSEDADASQPPVDGTASSQDEDTPSGEDGETVVRAADSANGTRPGAPSDSAETPTNGNGNRSAREAGNASANGKPAQANGAGNSAAPGKGNTAPGNPTAKNAPAPAKISTAQGTAKASAASQGGASANGTPAPPRAAIEVPPLPELPAAPDLSSVEAITDFLRTVGGALLGAAGALRRASPEDPLSYRLNRMGLWLHLTQPPATDGNGRTQIHPLPDLLGTKLETLEQNQRWGELLDESESALARHRFTLTLHRYSATALEGLGAAYAGARTALVQELAIQLRRMTGVETLISTLGSPLTDDATQDWLRDHVLRASAPPPAPSAAVASVSTTLALGPLSLGPSVHADSAALEAEARTLLEEGRVHEAVTRLQAAVAAASTGRARFISRLELARLCANAGQLPLARAVYDALDEEVSAHALDTWEPALAAACLEGWLQTRTEAEKESGPVAVKFRNRYRRLALLDSSATLRVGA
- the tssB gene encoding type VI secretion system contractile sheath small subunit, which produces MSKESSVAPTERVNIVYKPATGNAQEQVELPLKVLMLGDFTGQEDARPLEQRAPINVDKANFNEVMAQQNLKVTLTAADKLSADPNATMNVSLQFKNLNDFSPESVVNQVPELKKLLELRSALNALKGPLGNLPAFRKKLQALLADEDGRKALIKELGLTEETK
- the tssC gene encoding type VI secretion system contractile sheath large subunit, whose product is MANETQTQKSTGVANDASLSLLDEILSEAKLKPKDEGYDVAKRGVQAFITEMLAPNRSEERVDKALVDAMIAEIDKRLSSQVNEILHAKEFQKLESSWRSLKFMVDRTDFRENTRVEMLNASKEDLQKDFEDAPEVTKSGLYKLVYSNEYGVFGGKPYGIISANYDFNVGPQDMELLRKCASVAAMAHAPFIGNAAPEVFGEESFLKLPDLKDLKSLFEGPQYARWHSFRESEDARYVGLALPRFLLRLPYGEKTVPVKAFNFTEDVVGHHERYLWGHASVALTSRVADSFAKFRWSPNIIGPQSGGAVENLPLHQYEAMGEIQTKIPTEVMLTERREFELSEEGFIGLVFRKDSDNAAFFSANSTQKPRFFGNTPEGKAAETNYRLGTQLPYMFIMTRLAHYIKVLQREQIGSWKEKSDLERELNHWLSQYISDMDDPAPAVRSRRPLRAARVVVEDVEGQPGWYRCSLQVRPHFKYMGASFTLSLVGKLDKE
- the tssD gene encoding type VI secretion system tube protein TssD, with translation MAESVHLYLKANGSDIKGDSTQTSLGRADSIECVAYSQKVFTAREAGSGLATGRRQYEGIEITKRIDKSSPLLMKALCENQVIDATFKFFRPNPTGDGTTEQFYTVSIKKARINAIQQTVPNSFVPASTNLPPMETLQLVFHTINWTITQGGVTHEDTWDTQR